The genomic region cttttatttctttaatagAAAGTGTTCGGATTCTGCCGTTACATATTACACAAACAATACAAATGCTTGCACGCTCCTTTCAATCACGAAATccattgaaatattttttttcaccatgcATGCAAGATTAATGTTGGGAAATTTAAATTGGTAGATTAAGCTCTCTATTTGTGATCGATTGTACTTTTgtggaataaataaaaaaaaaaatctgtgctgTGTGCACTGCATTGATAGAGGCTAAAGTGAAAGTTGTTTTACGCTATGAAACGTCTGCCTTTCAAACGCGCCTACTTTAAATATTGTGCGGGAAACAGAAATCTGATCAGTTATCCAGATACAGAGgccacttaaaggtgctacagaggatgttttggtttatacatttttgcaatattacttgaaactgtctttactaactgataaaagactatttattaggtgcactgaaaggaataatattaatatacatcatatgtgcacgaggtagggccttaaaaacatcagccaatcgtttacgcgatcatcgcgtaaaggattggccctctggcttgtcagtcactgccattacgttccttgtgagagacgtgcgcgctccagtaactttccacaggtgccgaatgcaatgtttttgtcaggtgtaacaactgcagattatgagttacctgcggtgagtccgacataatgaatccactaacacaacacagcgaatgccactggtaaacaaacactcgtgttccaatactcgtgcatgagttttgggaggcgttccctcgaaatgagctgtgaaggaggggggttgttcttacacatgcacctatttcaaaaactcactaacagactttggtttctcagtcgacgaaaacatcctctgtagcacctttaatgtgatCAAATATAAATGCGCTGTGTCCTGATTAGCTAATGATCTGATCTGCTTGATCAGATCACGGTGATCGCATATTAATCGGCAAGTGTAAACGCAGCCTATATCTAACTGCCTTGTGCATCCGGTTGGTGAGGTTTGAAAACGTGCTCTGATGCTGGAAGTGATCTCTCACATGTATACTtcatcagcagagattgagtacATTGggagtaagcagataaacatcaaatttttatttttgggtgaactatcccttcaagtTTCATTTTAATAAGTAGAAATAAATGCGCAGTCTATATCATTGCCCCAATATGACATTTTACAACTTTTAGTAAAACATCTTTGAGAAATTTAAGGCAATGCTTTTTCTAAGTACACacaactaattacattttacagtttaaatatattgtaaatatatttttcaatatatgaacatatataacacattaaattaatgcaatatattatttaatttatttttcagtataCTTGCATCATAAATCATGCATATATGGAAATATGTTTTCATTCCATAAGGGAAGAATAGTCTGACACATATAGTGTTAtgtcattattttaacattaaaaaataagccACTATACATGTATTGTAGGTGTTGATATGGTGACATCAGTCAGAAtggctcctcctcttcctctgatCTTTCTGCTCATGATTCACGGTGAGTCAAtgcaacacttcaaaaacactcaagagaAACTGGATTGCATTTTTATGCATATGCTGAATAAAAGGATGAATTCTGTGTTTCAGGGGTTTCTAGTGCTGATTGGGGTGTGAGTTACAGTCCTTCACACATCTGTGCACTAAAGGACTCATCAgtgataatgaactgcacttatacatacCCTACTGGACATCAGATCATGAAAGTCTTCTGGACTAAAACACAGGAAAAAGTTAATGGAGAGTATCCAGATCTGTCTAATGACACAGAATACAGTCAGAGGCTTCAGTATCTGGGAGATAAACAGCAGAACTGCATCATGAGActgagtcatgtgacactgaatgatTCACACGAATACTATTTCAGATTCTTCACTGATAAAGACAAATGGATTGGTGATCCAGGAGTGACTCTTACTGTCACAGGTGACTTTCATGAGGTTTCTCTCTTCTACTGTGCATtatgttgaataataatcagtgtatgacagcagcactagatataatgtgtgtgttgtgttcagatcttcaggtggagtctcctgagagagtgacagagggagattcagtccgtCTGACATGTAAAAGCAGCTGCACTCTGACTGACAGAGCAACATTCATCTGGTACAGAAACTCACAGCCATTAACTGAGAGAAGAGACAGAAACAATGAACTCCTGCTGCAGTCAGTCAGAAGAGAGGATGCAGGCAGATATAGCTGTGCTGTACACGGACACAATCACATCTCTCCTGCTGTTCAGCTCAATGTCACGTGTGAGTACAGATTCATTTGTTCTTTTAAAAAGTGGTGATTGTGATTAATCAAAGAtttcatttttgtctttttttagaCCCACCCAGGAACGTCTCAGTGTTGATAAATGGATCTGatgaaatagtgtcaggagattcagtgactctgatctgcagcagtgattcaaaccctcctgctctgaacttcagctggtttaaggagaatgaaagctcagctgttggatctggacagagtttcagtgcaCTACAGAGTGGACGCTTCTACTGTCAGGCTCACAATCAACATGGATCTCAGAGATCAGACGCTGTAACTGTGACTGTTAAAGGTAGAGCAGCTCATATACTTACATTACTCTTTCTAAAGTGAagaaaatgaatctgttcagaTGTTTTACTCTTTTGTAGGACATCTGGTGATATTATACATATCCATTGGAGTGGTTTGTGGAGCTGCAGTGATCATCATGATGCTGGTTTGGTAAGATATGTGTCTGTGGTACTATgtagtgtgtgtgaatgagtgactGAGTCAGAAGGTTGTGAATTCAGTGAGACGTCATGATGAATGTGAGCCAAAGCAAAATTTCCAATTTTCCATcctctctttccacactgacagCTACTCAGTTAGTTATTGAACGAGGAAGTCTGAAgctcacatttttactgcagtaaatcCTGAAGATACACCAGATTTCATCACATTCAGAACGGCAGTGTCACGTCCTAGAGAAACCTCATTGgttcaaaataataattgtgTATTAAACATCACATAAGTTCAGACTGGTTGTAATTGTGTCAAATCATTGTCTTTAAAGGGGAATCAGGTGGATGAAAAAGAGAAATGACACACAGGAGTCTCAGGTgagaacaatttatttttttatcaatagtTTACTGATCAGGTAAATGAATTTGAAACTAAAAGTGAAACTTTAAATGTAGCTGTGACTTTATTTAATGAgttgtttatataattttttaaaattttctctctattctgttttttcttttaatggCACAGATGGTTGATTCCAGACCTCATCATGACAGACACAAAGCTTGTGGTGTTGAATTGAGTAATCCTGTGTATGAGAATGTAACGGTAAATGTTTTAACTGAGGATTTCCTACACTTTTACTCAAACAGAATTAAACGCTCCTGAATGTCAGTGTGAAAATATCAAATGTCTTTTGATTAAGCATATGGAAATTTAAATAACACACTCTTGTTTTTACTTTGTCTCTTCATTCATAAAGGCTGATCAACTTGATGATTGTAAACCTGAACTGAACTCGTCTGTGTATGAAAATCTTCCAGTAAGTAAGAATACCTACaagacagagaaaaaaaaaaacgtattatCCATTCATCATGACTGATGTTCTTGATACTTTtatctaaatattattaatgttttcactttctttctttctttctttctttctttctttaatcaGCATAACAACAAGAGGCTGTAATGTTTTGAACACACAGCAAATATT from Megalobrama amblycephala isolate DHTTF-2021 linkage group LG7, ASM1881202v1, whole genome shotgun sequence harbors:
- the LOC125273102 gene encoding uncharacterized protein LOC125273102 encodes the protein MSCTYTYPTGHQIMKVFWTKGSLQEGKEPPDLSEDTEYSQRLQYLGDKQQNCTIRLSHAVDPCTNAPKMNIPLYENVTVYENVTSFSALQSGRFYCQAHNQHGSQRSDAVTVTVKGHLVILYISIGVVCGAAVIIMMLVWRIRRMKKRNDTQESQMVDSRPHHDRHKDCDVELSDPVYENVTIMKVFWTKGPLQEGKEPPDLSEDTEYSQRLQYLGDKQQNCTIRLSHAVHPCTYAPKMNIPLYENVTVYENVTTNRNMLYDGILQSLCDCVGVDMVTSVRMAPPLPLIFLLMIHGVSSADWGVSYSPSHICALKDSSVIMNCTYTYPTGHQIMKVFWTKTQEKVNGEYPDLSNDTEYSQRLQYLGDKQQNCIMRLSHVTLNDSHEYYFRFFTDKDKWIGDPGVTLTVTDLQVESPERVTEGDSVRLTCKSSCTLTDRATFIWYRNSQPLTERRDRNNELLLQSVRREDAGRYSCAVHGHNHISPAVQLNVTYPPRNVSVLINGSDEIVSGDSVTLICSSDSNPPALNFSWFKENESSAVGSGQSFSALQSGRFYCQAHNQHGSQRSDAVTVTVKGHLVILYISIGVVCGAAVIIMMLVWGIRWMKKRNDTQESQMVDSRPHHDRHKACGVELSNPVYENVTADQLDDCKPELNSSVYENLPHNNKRL